A region of uncultured Carboxylicivirga sp. DNA encodes the following proteins:
- a CDS encoding FadR/GntR family transcriptional regulator, translating into MDDIFGKVGTSQTLSQKIERKIEEAIRNKRLIPGAKLPSEKELCESFAVSRTALREALRRLSARGLIEIKKGSGMYVSEIKIEDAIKSLNLYYDLKFDSNLIRQIIEVRRIFEPEICKLAAVNRSDEDLLLLKSNIDELEKCDPDNTQLEVDLINRFHMNLAKATSNPIVIISLEPIYSLLPRMRNMIYANVEGEKEYTLRLQKEIYEAVIKNDGDKAYKSSVELLERNMEIYDRYFK; encoded by the coding sequence ATGGATGATATTTTTGGAAAAGTTGGTACCAGTCAAACCTTAAGTCAAAAGATTGAAAGAAAGATTGAGGAAGCCATTCGAAATAAGCGTTTGATACCTGGAGCTAAACTTCCATCGGAAAAAGAACTTTGTGAGAGTTTTGCAGTTAGCCGAACAGCATTGCGTGAAGCGCTCAGAAGGCTTAGTGCCCGTGGGTTAATTGAAATTAAGAAGGGAAGTGGCATGTATGTATCTGAGATAAAAATTGAAGATGCCATAAAATCACTCAACTTATACTACGACCTTAAGTTTGATTCTAATTTAATCCGTCAGATTATTGAAGTTCGACGAATTTTTGAACCTGAAATATGTAAGCTGGCAGCTGTTAATCGTTCTGATGAAGATTTGCTGTTGTTGAAATCCAATATTGATGAGCTTGAAAAATGTGATCCGGATAATACTCAGCTGGAAGTTGATTTAATTAATCGCTTCCATATGAATCTTGCCAAAGCAACCAGTAATCCCATCGTAATTATTTCTTTGGAGCCTATTTATTCACTATTGCCCCGAATGCGAAATATGATTTATGCAAACGTTGAAGGTGAAAAGGAATATACCTTACGTTTACAGAAGGAAATTTACGAAGCGGTAATAAAGAATGATGGAGATAAGGCCTATAAATCTTCAGTTGAATTGCTTGAGCGCAACATGGAAATTTACGACAGATATTTTAAATAA
- a CDS encoding zinc-binding dehydrogenase, with amino-acid sequence MKTKAVRLYGEKDLRLEEFELPAIKEDEILAKVICDSICMSSYKAASQGTAHKRIPDNVAEEPIIIGHEFAGEIIEVGAKWQNKFKPGQKYSIQPAIYYEDGPVGVLSAPGYSYRYIGGDATYVIIPKDVLEQDCLLSYEGPGFYPASLAEPLSCVIGAMHANYHTTPGSYVHKMEIVEGGKMAILAGVGPMGLAAINYVIHRSDRKPSICVVTDIDQGRLDRAAEIYTVESAKANGIELIYLNTGEGDAVAKLKELSGGTGYDDVFVFAPVPAVIEQADDILGFDGCLNFFAGPSNPQLKAQMNFYNVHYAYTHIVGTSGGNTDDMKEALEVMSKGLDPAGLVTHIGGIDAVIDTTLNLPHIPGGKKLIYNHIEMPLTPIADFAEKGKTSPFFAQLANLCEKHNGLWNIEAEAYLLANFEALNQ; translated from the coding sequence ATGAAAACAAAAGCGGTACGATTATATGGTGAGAAAGATCTTCGCCTCGAAGAGTTTGAATTACCTGCCATCAAAGAAGATGAGATATTGGCAAAAGTAATTTGCGATAGTATCTGTATGTCGTCATATAAAGCAGCCAGCCAGGGAACAGCTCACAAGCGTATTCCGGATAACGTGGCTGAAGAACCAATCATTATCGGACATGAGTTTGCCGGTGAGATTATTGAAGTAGGTGCCAAGTGGCAAAATAAATTCAAGCCCGGGCAGAAATACTCTATTCAACCTGCGATATATTATGAAGATGGTCCGGTAGGTGTATTAAGTGCACCCGGATATTCATATAGATACATTGGAGGAGATGCAACCTATGTAATTATTCCGAAAGATGTGTTGGAGCAGGATTGCTTATTGTCTTACGAAGGACCTGGATTTTATCCGGCATCTCTGGCTGAGCCTCTGTCGTGTGTGATTGGTGCAATGCATGCCAATTATCATACAACGCCAGGATCGTATGTTCATAAGATGGAGATTGTTGAGGGAGGTAAAATGGCAATTCTGGCTGGTGTTGGACCAATGGGATTGGCGGCAATCAACTATGTTATTCATCGATCAGATCGTAAGCCATCTATTTGTGTGGTGACTGATATCGATCAGGGAAGATTAGATAGGGCTGCCGAGATTTATACAGTGGAATCAGCGAAAGCAAATGGTATTGAGTTGATTTACTTGAATACAGGTGAAGGTGATGCTGTTGCAAAACTTAAGGAACTTTCCGGAGGAACAGGTTATGATGACGTATTTGTGTTTGCTCCTGTTCCGGCAGTGATAGAGCAGGCAGATGATATTCTGGGTTTTGATGGATGTCTTAACTTTTTTGCAGGGCCATCCAATCCGCAGTTGAAAGCGCAAATGAATTTCTATAATGTTCACTACGCATATACGCATATTGTTGGTACATCAGGCGGAAATACCGATGATATGAAAGAAGCCCTAGAGGTAATGAGTAAGGGATTGGATCCTGCCGGTTTGGTAACTCATATTGGTGGAATTGATGCAGTAATTGATACTACCCTTAATCTGCCTCATATTCCGGGTGGTAAAAAGTTGATATATAATCATATCGAAATGCCACTAACTCCTATTGCTGATTTTGCAGAAAAAGGAAAAACAAGTCCCTTCTTTGCTCAGTTGGCAAATCTTTGCGAAAAGCATAATGGTTTGTGGAATATTGAAGCAGAAGCATATTTATTGGCTAACTTTGAGGCCTTAAACCAATAA
- a CDS encoding ATPase: MILIADSGSTKTEWRLVSLDNNINETCITKGINPFYQDTAEILQSLQEEYTLNNRKPQFIFFYGAGCANPEKNKVVEDALSAFFTSEHISINSDLVGAARSLCQTKEGIACILGTGSNSCHFDGKIITKNVSPLGFIIGDEGSGAVLGKRLMGDILKNQLSSQLVNLFFETYKTDRAEILDHIYKKPFPNRYLAQYTKFISANIHNKELEELVISSFKDFIQRNLLQYNNLPQLPIHFTGSIAYYFKVQLEKALATFKLTAGKISQSPMEGLIHYHLQQNMNHE; this comes from the coding sequence ATGATACTAATAGCAGATAGCGGATCCACCAAAACAGAATGGCGACTTGTTTCACTTGATAATAACATCAATGAAACATGCATCACTAAAGGGATTAATCCATTTTATCAAGACACTGCTGAAATCCTGCAAAGTTTACAAGAGGAATATACATTAAATAATAGAAAGCCCCAATTCATATTCTTTTATGGTGCTGGCTGCGCCAATCCAGAAAAAAACAAAGTTGTTGAAGATGCATTATCTGCATTTTTTACATCAGAACACATTTCAATCAACAGCGACCTTGTTGGTGCTGCCAGATCTCTTTGCCAAACAAAAGAAGGCATTGCCTGCATCCTGGGAACAGGCTCCAACTCATGCCATTTCGATGGAAAAATCATTACTAAAAATGTTTCACCACTTGGTTTTATTATTGGTGATGAAGGCAGTGGAGCTGTTTTAGGAAAAAGATTAATGGGTGATATTCTAAAAAATCAGCTTTCTTCACAATTAGTTAATTTATTTTTTGAAACCTACAAAACAGATCGAGCAGAGATTCTGGACCACATATACAAAAAACCTTTTCCAAATCGTTATCTGGCTCAATACACAAAATTTATTTCAGCCAACATTCATAATAAAGAATTAGAAGAGTTAGTGATTTCATCCTTTAAGGATTTCATTCAACGAAACCTTCTTCAATATAACAACTTACCCCAACTACCTATTCATTTTACCGGAAGCATCGCCTATTATTTTAAAGTTCAACTCGAGAAGGCTTTGGCAACTTTTAAACTAACCGCAGGTAAAATAAGCCAATCTCCAATGGAGGGATTGATTCATTACCACCTACAGCAAAACATGAACCATGAATAA
- a CDS encoding cadherin-like beta sandwich domain-containing protein produces the protein MRQKNLLFKCGLFLLIGLISGISMRAQDVTTTYLTNPSFETGDLTGWTLTGADGYAWNTTGNDGDGTQDETYNAGVWNRPIGDVEWSQSVTGLPNGFYKVGCLMTVTDVTSWTDGVTKRISTQRLYANNKSMLYGFKKNYSDQNIAIIAATESYSFAGIQTAAAENGPFYPISLIVEVTDGNLTIGARTNGDASQYLFDFQGGNTDRGFFKIDAFTLTEVSDLLIQSLTIGGEAVTDFDPTDVVLYSVDIPAGVSELPAVSATAGDGVTVEIIPATSLTGRTEIVLTSADQSYSLSYYVQFTKETDATLSSLSSSLGTLNPTFDSAIDSYELMVPYGTTSVDLDWVTTAEGATVEFFDAVGNQLSSDGVITWVGDGIDIEIIVTALDGTSTQSYYVSIYLDPAAENANLSDITLSAGHLTTDFDALVNEYTAIVPNGTTVVTITGVPMWSGADVQGDGELTLVNGAGTVTITVTSQDGQNTNDYIVNVYESTLQVGKDFYIQHEASQFVIEGKPSSYIKLQQPLLNSTPQLFKLVESGVEGQYYLQNGNSEYITLTKINVSSWDMLMTDQLTQNLDSCRFEFEEFEQGKYRIITVVRKDNVEGKYYLGTNDNNVGTSIYSDKPSGADRITWMLREPSDLVDPYDSHLSSLTCDQATIKPAFEPFVTDYYMTVPVGVDAIDISAIPTDLSSNVTGAGAGVTVNDATGDIVITVTAPDPTYTTDYVIHYVKDTELTLKHSYTFADGSAKDMEGDADGFVTGGYVENGAFVGDGGYVTLPAADIAINKYPSITIEAYVTAGENTGWSMLSYFGGSGGYKSYWMSVQNNDDKTRAVIDEWQGAFNAETIGEATPGETYHYVSTLTNDSISMYINGTKVGKTKIHEDYYINDLNVEGAWICYGGYNDPIWLGHVYEFNIYSGEMDDLTIALRAQSLPTESASNDATLSDLTVNGVTVEGFHSANLNYVVSVDAGSTPAIDGTVKVAGATYQVNVPESLPGVGTVVVTATDLATTVTYTIQFEVATGIGNGKESAIKVYPTVSSGEFNVEMDGKSSVISVYDLAGGLVKQIETNAKKEIIALDQKGMYIVKVDSDVESSTFKVIKK, from the coding sequence ATGAGACAAAAAAATCTACTATTTAAATGTGGCTTGTTTTTATTGATAGGATTGATAAGTGGAATTTCTATGCGTGCACAGGATGTAACCACTACCTATCTGACCAATCCTAGTTTTGAAACAGGTGATTTAACTGGCTGGACTCTTACAGGAGCAGATGGTTATGCTTGGAATACAACTGGGAATGACGGAGATGGCACTCAGGATGAAACCTATAATGCCGGGGTTTGGAATAGACCTATTGGAGATGTTGAATGGTCACAATCTGTTACCGGACTACCGAATGGTTTTTATAAAGTGGGTTGTTTAATGACAGTTACTGATGTCACTTCCTGGACTGACGGTGTGACTAAACGTATATCTACACAGCGCCTGTATGCCAATAATAAAAGCATGCTTTATGGCTTCAAAAAGAATTATTCGGATCAGAACATTGCTATTATTGCTGCGACAGAATCATATTCTTTTGCCGGAATTCAAACTGCAGCTGCAGAAAATGGACCTTTTTATCCAATTTCATTAATTGTTGAAGTAACCGACGGTAACTTAACTATTGGAGCAAGAACAAATGGTGATGCATCTCAGTATTTGTTTGATTTTCAGGGAGGAAATACCGATAGAGGATTTTTTAAAATTGATGCTTTTACCTTAACAGAAGTATCAGACCTTTTAATTCAGAGTTTAACAATTGGAGGTGAAGCTGTTACTGATTTTGATCCTACCGATGTTGTTCTTTATTCAGTTGATATTCCGGCAGGTGTATCAGAATTGCCTGCAGTATCAGCAACAGCAGGTGATGGCGTTACAGTTGAAATTATCCCTGCTACATCATTGACTGGTAGAACAGAGATCGTTCTGACATCTGCAGATCAGAGCTATTCATTATCTTATTATGTTCAGTTTACAAAAGAAACCGATGCAACTTTATCAAGTTTATCTTCAAGTCTTGGAACTTTGAATCCTACATTTGATTCTGCTATTGATAGTTATGAATTGATGGTGCCATATGGTACGACTTCTGTTGACCTTGACTGGGTTACGACAGCAGAAGGTGCTACTGTTGAATTTTTTGATGCTGTTGGTAATCAACTTTCATCTGATGGTGTTATTACATGGGTTGGTGATGGTATTGATATTGAGATTATTGTAACGGCACTGGATGGTACTTCAACTCAAAGTTACTATGTGTCTATTTATCTTGATCCTGCTGCTGAAAATGCCAATTTAAGTGATATTACTTTATCTGCTGGTCATTTAACAACCGATTTTGATGCTTTAGTTAATGAGTATACGGCAATTGTGCCTAATGGTACCACAGTTGTGACTATTACTGGTGTGCCAATGTGGTCTGGTGCAGATGTGCAGGGTGACGGAGAATTGACGTTGGTTAATGGAGCAGGTACTGTTACCATAACAGTTACATCGCAGGATGGACAGAATACAAATGATTATATAGTAAATGTATATGAGTCAACCTTACAGGTAGGTAAGGATTTTTATATTCAACACGAGGCTTCGCAGTTTGTTATTGAAGGAAAACCTTCAAGTTATATCAAGTTGCAGCAACCATTATTGAATAGTACTCCTCAATTATTCAAACTGGTAGAAAGTGGTGTTGAAGGTCAATATTATTTGCAAAACGGAAATAGTGAATATATTACACTCACAAAAATTAATGTTTCGTCTTGGGATATGTTGATGACCGATCAATTAACTCAAAATCTGGATAGTTGTAGATTTGAATTTGAAGAATTTGAACAAGGCAAGTATAGAATTATTACCGTTGTTCGTAAAGATAATGTTGAAGGAAAATATTATTTGGGAACTAATGATAATAATGTAGGTACCAGTATTTATTCTGATAAACCATCAGGTGCTGACAGGATAACATGGATGTTAAGAGAGCCTAGTGATTTAGTAGATCCTTACGATTCTCACCTTTCATCTTTGACATGTGATCAGGCAACCATAAAACCTGCATTCGAACCATTTGTTACAGATTATTACATGACTGTTCCGGTTGGTGTTGATGCTATTGATATTTCAGCTATACCTACAGATTTATCTTCAAATGTTACTGGGGCAGGGGCAGGTGTTACTGTTAATGATGCTACTGGTGATATTGTAATTACTGTTACAGCGCCTGATCCAACTTATACAACAGATTATGTGATTCATTACGTAAAAGATACTGAGTTAACATTAAAGCACTCTTACACATTTGCAGATGGTTCAGCAAAAGATATGGAAGGTGATGCAGACGGGTTTGTAACTGGAGGTTATGTTGAAAACGGTGCTTTTGTGGGTGATGGAGGTTATGTTACTTTACCTGCAGCTGATATTGCAATAAATAAATATCCTTCTATTACAATTGAAGCATATGTTACAGCCGGTGAAAATACAGGATGGTCTATGTTGTCTTATTTCGGAGGCTCTGGTGGATATAAATCATATTGGATGTCTGTTCAGAATAATGATGATAAAACAAGAGCTGTAATTGATGAGTGGCAAGGGGCATTTAATGCAGAAACAATAGGAGAGGCAACACCAGGTGAAACTTATCATTATGTAAGTACATTAACCAACGATTCAATATCAATGTATATTAATGGTACAAAAGTTGGTAAAACAAAAATTCATGAAGATTATTACATTAACGATCTAAATGTTGAAGGTGCATGGATTTGTTACGGAGGTTACAATGATCCAATTTGGTTAGGTCATGTTTATGAATTTAATATTTATTCAGGTGAAATGGATGATCTGACAATTGCGCTTAGAGCACAATCATTGCCAACAGAAAGTGCTTCAAATGATGCAACTTTAAGTGATCTGACAGTTAATGGAGTAACAGTTGAAGGTTTCCATTCAGCTAACCTTAATTATGTAGTATCTGTTGATGCAGGGTCTACGCCTGCTATTGACGGTACAGTAAAAGTTGCAGGTGCAACCTATCAGGTAAATGTGCCAGAGTCACTTCCTGGTGTTGGAACTGTAGTTGTTACCGCAACCGATTTGGCAACAACAGTTACTTATACAATTCAATTTGAAGTTGCAACCGGAATAGGAAATGGAAAAGAAAGTGCTATTAAGGTTTATCCAACTGTTTCTTCAGGAGAATTCAATGTTGAAATGGATGGTAAATCTTCAGTAATTTCAGTGTATGACTTAGCCGGAGGATTAGTAAAACAAATTGAAACAAATGCTAAGAAAGAAATAATTGCTCTGGATCAAAAAGGTATGTATATCGTTAAGGTTGATTCAGATGTAGAATCGTCAACATTTAAAGTTATTAAAAAATAA
- a CDS encoding SDR family NAD(P)-dependent oxidoreductase gives MNFIELVPVVRMALSKEGLVTTSAFENIDSYEGLKQAEYDFPEDECVTILPGDDNTAFISALQNQITPNIKAVVLKGLGAIVNNGGGISKPVNSVEGRIIIVTGGAQGFGGGIAEELYEKGAHIVVADLNEKVGLELIQKLKAKSKSNKAVFVPVNVGDSDSVKGMIEKTVLELGGLDAIISNAGILRAGGLDEMDPETFDLMTRVNYTGYFYCAKHASKIMKLQSQVDVNHYMDIIQINSKSGLKGSNRNFAYAGGKFGGIGLTQSFALELMPNRIKVNSICPGNFFDGPLWSDPEKGLFVQYLNAGKVPGAKTIEDVQAYYEKQVPAGRGCRVADVTKAIVYVIDQEYETGQAVPVTGGQEMLK, from the coding sequence ATGAATTTTATAGAACTGGTGCCGGTTGTTCGTATGGCCTTATCAAAAGAAGGCTTGGTTACAACCAGTGCATTTGAAAATATAGATAGTTACGAAGGGTTAAAACAAGCCGAATATGATTTTCCGGAAGATGAATGTGTTACTATTCTTCCGGGGGATGATAACACTGCTTTTATTTCTGCTTTGCAAAATCAGATTACTCCCAACATAAAAGCTGTTGTTTTAAAAGGATTAGGTGCGATTGTCAATAATGGTGGAGGAATTAGTAAACCTGTAAATTCGGTTGAAGGACGCATTATTATTGTTACAGGTGGAGCACAGGGCTTTGGTGGCGGTATAGCTGAAGAGCTCTATGAAAAAGGAGCTCATATTGTTGTAGCCGATTTAAATGAAAAGGTTGGCCTGGAACTAATTCAAAAGTTAAAAGCTAAAAGTAAAAGCAATAAGGCCGTGTTTGTTCCGGTTAACGTGGGTGATTCCGATTCGGTGAAAGGCATGATTGAAAAAACAGTGCTGGAGCTGGGAGGTTTGGATGCTATTATCAGTAATGCGGGAATTCTTCGTGCAGGTGGTCTGGACGAAATGGATCCGGAGACTTTTGACTTAATGACCAGGGTAAATTATACCGGATATTTCTATTGTGCCAAGCATGCATCCAAAATAATGAAATTACAATCTCAGGTTGATGTTAATCATTATATGGATATCATCCAGATAAATTCCAAATCAGGTTTGAAAGGTAGTAACAGAAATTTTGCATATGCAGGTGGTAAGTTTGGTGGTATTGGGTTAACGCAGTCTTTTGCTTTGGAGTTAATGCCAAATCGCATTAAAGTCAATTCTATCTGTCCGGGTAATTTCTTTGATGGTCCACTCTGGAGCGATCCTGAAAAGGGATTGTTTGTTCAGTATCTGAATGCAGGCAAGGTTCCCGGAGCTAAAACTATTGAAGATGTGCAGGCTTATTACGAAAAGCAGGTTCCTGCCGGAAGAGGTTGTCGGGTAGCTGATGTTACAAAAGCAATTGTTTATGTAATTGATCAGGAGTATGAAACAGGGCAGGCAGTACCAGTGACGGGTGGTCAGGAGATGCTGAAATAA
- a CDS encoding transaldolase family protein, with the protein MIYLADTANTDELKQLFYYFPLEGITTNPTIIAQAQKPMSVILPELIEIVGDKMLHVQMISNKAEDMLREAKTYKAKYGLGDNYFAKIPVTVEGYKAMPMIKDAGIKVTATAIFTQQQALVAARAGADWVAPYVNRLDNISSHGIEVVGNIVENIECFGLDTKVLAASFKTVDQVHRVSMMGSHAATVNFEILERLRSHPMTDMSVDWFEKDAEGLYDIDF; encoded by the coding sequence ATGATTTATTTAGCTGATACGGCCAATACAGATGAACTGAAACAGCTGTTTTATTATTTTCCGTTGGAAGGTATTACAACTAATCCAACTATTATTGCACAGGCTCAGAAACCAATGTCGGTAATATTACCTGAGTTGATCGAAATTGTTGGTGATAAGATGCTTCATGTACAAATGATCAGTAATAAGGCCGAGGATATGTTGAGAGAAGCAAAGACTTATAAAGCAAAATATGGTTTGGGTGATAACTACTTTGCTAAAATTCCTGTAACCGTTGAAGGTTATAAGGCAATGCCAATGATTAAAGATGCTGGTATAAAAGTAACAGCTACAGCTATCTTTACACAACAACAGGCATTGGTTGCAGCCAGGGCAGGAGCTGATTGGGTTGCACCTTATGTAAACCGCCTGGATAATATTTCATCTCATGGTATTGAGGTAGTTGGTAATATTGTTGAAAACATTGAATGTTTTGGCCTGGATACAAAAGTTTTGGCAGCAAGCTTTAAAACAGTCGACCAGGTGCATCGCGTTAGTATGATGGGAAGTCATGCTGCAACAGTGAACTTTGAGATATTGGAACGTTTGAGAAGCCATCCGATGACAGACATGAGTGTTGATTGGTTTGAGAAGGATGCAGAAGGATTATATGATATTGATTTTTGA
- the murQ gene encoding N-acetylmuramic acid 6-phosphate etherase, giving the protein MNNKTKKDTSVTESSSHYDNLDKMSVDELLTSINKEDATVHLAVEKALPQITALTERIVKRMKKGGRVFYLGAGTSGRLGVLDASELPPTFGVPNNMVIGLIAGGDTALRQAVESAEDDPEMAWKELSEYKVDELDTVIGIAASGTTPYVIGGIELARKNGLLTGCITCNPNSKVAEVTEFPIEAIVGPEFVTGSTRMKAGTAQKMILNMITTTTMIKLGRVKGNKMVNMQLTNKKLIDRGSRMIMDEIKLEYSESKNLLLKYGSVKKAIDAYKDKP; this is encoded by the coding sequence ATGAATAACAAAACAAAAAAAGACACAAGCGTCACTGAATCATCATCTCATTACGATAATCTGGATAAAATGAGTGTTGATGAATTGCTTACCAGTATCAACAAAGAAGACGCTACGGTTCATCTTGCTGTTGAAAAAGCCTTACCACAAATTACAGCATTAACTGAAAGAATAGTTAAGCGGATGAAAAAAGGTGGCCGGGTATTTTACCTGGGAGCAGGAACCAGCGGACGCTTAGGTGTTTTGGATGCATCCGAACTACCTCCAACATTTGGAGTTCCAAACAATATGGTAATAGGATTAATTGCCGGAGGAGATACTGCATTGCGACAAGCTGTTGAATCAGCCGAAGATGATCCGGAGATGGCCTGGAAAGAATTAAGCGAATACAAAGTAGATGAACTGGATACAGTTATAGGGATTGCAGCTTCAGGGACAACTCCCTATGTTATTGGAGGCATTGAACTTGCCCGTAAAAACGGTTTACTTACAGGCTGTATCACCTGCAACCCAAATAGTAAAGTAGCTGAAGTAACGGAATTTCCCATAGAAGCAATTGTTGGTCCAGAATTCGTTACCGGAAGCACCAGAATGAAAGCAGGGACGGCCCAAAAGATGATTTTAAATATGATCACCACAACTACTATGATCAAACTTGGTCGTGTAAAAGGCAACAAGATGGTGAACATGCAATTAACCAACAAAAAACTTATAGACAGAGGATCACGAATGATAATGGATGAAATCAAACTGGAATATTCTGAATCAAAGAATCTATTATTAAAGTATGGCTCTGTTAAAAAAGCAATTGACGCCTACAAAGATAAACCTTAA